A window of Macrotis lagotis isolate mMagLag1 chromosome 1, bilby.v1.9.chrom.fasta, whole genome shotgun sequence genomic DNA:
attttctttacattaacCTTTACATTACATGCCCTTTTGTATCTCCACCCTTCCATTTCTGGTTCTCTACAACACTACAGATTTTCCAGATGTTTGAAGATATTAATCATAACAAGTAATGTGGTCTAGTGGAATGGGCACTTAATGGAGAGTCAGTAGACTGAATCTTAGTCTTTCTTCTTATTCTGTGACTTTGGTTTACCCATTTGATTTCCCtggtctcattttctttctctgtaaaatgaaggaattagatcAGAGGATAACAAagttcccttccagatctaaatcttaTGATATTCAGGTTAGGCTCCACTCCCAACCCTTAACTCACCCCCCAAGTAGGCACAGTTGAAGTGGCTGCAGGTCCGATTGAGACTCCTGATTGTCACTAAGTTTCGGACCCCATCCTGAGAGAAATTAGACACCTGGAAAAGTTCATGAGGAGGGATGAGAACCTCTCGTTCTTCTGGGAAGACTGAAAGGGCTTGTATGGGGACTCCAAAACAAGTATTCATGGTGAAAAAGGTTGCGTTTCCAAATCCCTGGGCCACCCCTTTTTCCTCAGAGGTGGAGGTGAACTGGCCAAGTCGAATGACATCTCCTAGCTGCTTAGGCTGGAAACGGAGGCTGCTCACACCTCGGAACACTTCCTGCCCTGGGTCCTCCTGACAGCTCTCAGAAGCTCTCAACAGCTGCAGGGCCTGCATCAGGTAGAAATGTAGGGCCTTGAAGTGAAAGTGCTTCATGTAGTCCTCCCGAGAGGTGCCCACTGTTCTCACAGCTGAATTCAGCTCCCAGTATAGAGAGTTGGATGAATTGGTATAGACCATGATAGCCACAGCATGCTGGGTTTGGAAACCCAGGGGAAGAGTAAGTCCCCTTCTCCGGCTCTCCCAAGCAACTGTGGCAGCCCCCCAGGATTCTCGGAGCAGGGAGTGGTGTGCCATCTCCTCCTGGAGCAAGTGGGTGGcctccttctccatctcctcctcaCAGTCCAAGTAGGCATCATCAAAGGTATCAGGAGCTGGGCCCAAAGGCACAATGGGAACAATGTGGGCCTAtgaatggggaaaggggaaattgggagaaaggaagagagaaaagagggtaTGTGGGGAAGGGGAAGTTTGGGGCATTTCATGTAGCTGCCAGAGGATTAGGGTGGTGCTTTTCTTCAGATACAAAACAAATCTCATTGATCTAGCTCCCAGTCAGACTTATCTGGGGTATATTTATTTAAACCATTTCGCTATAATCCCTACACAAATATGGTGCTCAAAAGCCTTCTTCCACTGTCTCTAGAACTTCTTGCTTGGTCTTTTGGATCCCCTTCAGGCCTAAATTCTAACAAAGGTGATTTATATTTCTAAAGCGTAAAAGGTACTAAGTGACATGGACACTGGATACACATTTGGGAGCCTTGCTGTTCTTTGAGTCACTTCTGCTATTTGCCATTATTGAATGAATAGAAACAGTCAGACACAAGGAAGGTTTCAAACCTTCCAATTTGGTTCTGGGGTGCCCAGAACCCAAAAATTATCCCTAAGATTGATTCCTCCATCCCAAATCTGTGCTCTGGCAGGGCACTTAAAGATGGTTTGGGGGGAAGCATCAACTTGACTTCCATCTACTAGATGAGGAATATCTCCAGAAATCACAAAGTCCTTGATAACTGAAGACTGATCTGTTACAGAATTACGGAGTGTCAGAACTCTCTATGATCcctcaaagctcagctcaagtgTAGCTCCCAGGTGAGGCCTTTCCCGATCCTTTGCCCTCCCCAGTTTTAGTgctattcttttgaaaattaatttatgtTGACAGCATTTATACATAATGGGAGTAAAACAGCAGGAACTTTTCTGACTAGAGCATACTCCATGAATTACTAAGTTTGTATCCTAGTCATTTCTAGGGAGAACATTGGATCAGTTCCAAAGGACTTGGCTCTTTGGGATGAGACAGGCTAGGTGGTCCCCTGGTCCCCACTTCCTGAAGCAATACATtcagaagagaatgaaaaggagGGGTAAGTTGTCTCCCCTTTGAAACTGAACATCAGCATATCTATTAGGGGAGTTAAAGAATAAAGGGAAACCTCAAAGTTTGCTACCAAAGCGTTCTTTAAGAGTAGAGCACATGTTCCTTTCTCCAGCTAGCCAGGTCACACAGGCTTTATATCTATAAGTaagtatatgtgtttgtgtgtatgtgtgtaagtatatgtatatgttgaaTGTGAGCTTGGACAGATGTTGGGAGGTAGTGGAAGATAGAAGGGCCTGTCATGCTGTAATCCATGTGGTCATGAAAAGTTAAGATTGAATGATTGAGAAATGACATATACAGTTATATTGTATTCATTTAGATATACCCATTCTTTatcctaatagaatgtaagcttcttgaggacaggaactatttcattttttgctttgtattcaccagcatttagcacagtgactagtaataggcacttaataagtgacTGTTGATTGACTGATGGTGCTATCCCTCTCCCATTATTCCTTTCAGCAATTTGTCACAGCATAATAGTATGATATGGCAACCAAAAAAACTAATGACTTTAAACTTCATTAATAAAGACTTAGAAACCAATGGAGGTGGGGTGTGCAGATGATCCTGACAGATCCTGCAGACAAGATCCTGCAGGATTATGCTAAAGCGGGGGAGTGGGCACATTTAAGGTACTACATTAACAAACTGGAGTGTGACCAAAGTAGGGTGACTGAGACAATTTAGAGTTAAAAACAATGTCTTTTGAGGTTCAATTGTCTATCCTatattttgaagaggaccaatgacattatgGGGTAAAGTCTAGACTTTTCATGAATTCTGTTTAAGTAAGGaggagttgcacaaagtcattgaCCTAATGCACTCTTCCAGAGTTATTGGAATCTAGAGGTAAAACAAAGTCAATGTGATTGGTGTTGGCCCAGAATGACCTTGgcaatgtctgaccaaactctgaGCACTCCGTTGCACCTGCTTCTATTGACTTTATGACTGTTGGAATCAATTGCTCTCATCTACCCATTTTGACAGGGGAAGTTTTTACATGTTTAGGGTAGACATCCTCCTAAGGCCAGTTAATTGCCTACAACCTGGTTTAGTCAATCTGCCAAGGCcaatgctacagcttcttggagtcacaggtaagAGTTGACAGGTGGATTACCAAGGGTAGGTGCCCTCACACCAGAGGAGTAGTCCTTCCCGAACACCCCATACATATAACCAGGGAGGAGTAAACATAACTTTTAAGTGTAACTGAAGGACTACAAAAAGGTTTTAAACTTATCTTGCTAGTCTCCAGAGAAGTTATAGAGCTCAACAGTTATCAATCCCAATCCATCCCTAAAGAAAAATCCATCCCAAATCCATTTTGACAAATGACCATCTAGACTTTGACTGAAGACCCCCAAGGAGAGGGGAGTTCATAATTTAATGAGGAAGCCTATTCCATTTAAGAAGGTTTCACTTGTTTTTGAAAGTTTCTTCCTATATAAAACCTAAATTTGCCTCCTGCAATTTATACCCATTACTCCCATTCTACTCTTTTCTGCTCTCTGGGGTCAAACAGAACATGCCTAATCCCTCTGTTACTATAAGAGTTAGTCCTTCAAGTACTTGAAGATTTCatgtctctccctttcccccatttCTCAAGTCTTCTCTTTTGCAGTTCCTTCAATTAATCCCTGTGTGACAGAAATTCAAGACATTCACTAACCTGGCTATCCTTCTCAAATTTATTAATGCCCTTCCCAAAATGTGGCTTTTTGAATGGAATACAAGACTTCATCTGTAGTCTGTTCAGGCTGACTATTAAGCAACCTAAGGTTGCTTCAACTTTCTTAGCTATTATATGATATGGTTATCCCATTTTGAGTTTGTAGTCCACTAAAATCTTCAGGTCGTTTCCAGACAAACTACTATTGAGTCAGGTCTCCTCAATCTTGCATttgtgaaactgatttttttaattcaaatgtaAGAATGTGTATTTATCaccattaaatttcattttcttttttttgaactaatgttaaaatgttaaaatttaattcTGTCTCCATGAAGAATTCCATATGTGTttgtttcatctgaaaatttaataTGCCATTTTCACCTTTCTCCAAGTCATCAATTTGAAGGTAAAAAGCCCAGGGCAAGTACTGAGCTCTGAAGGGTACTTCCTGGAGACCTTCTTCCAATTTGTTGTTGCACATCAACCTGCCATTCAATCACCTGTGAGTCTTGGATTGTGTTAGGTCCAAGTCTGATCCAAGACACAAGAACTTCCAAGAAACACATGTGATACAAAGGAGTATAAAAGGAGATACCCAGGAACAACCTCCCTCCCCAACACCTCACCCACACCATCCCCATCAATGTTGCACCACTGAGATGAAATTCCATCTAGTTCTTGTTCTCTGGTTCTACTAAAATAATCAGCTTGGCACTAGCAGTAAAATTTTCCCACCTTAGAGCACCTTCAGTCATATCCAGTGTGGGACCTAGGTTGGTATCTCCTCTAGACTATTGCCATTATTGGTTGCCTTTCCTTGTTTGCACCCCAACCCCACTCCCTTTATAGCTTTCCACCTCTACTGAAGAATATATGTCATCTAAATCCTACAATTTTCAGATACCTACATATCAAGCTGGAAAGCATGCATTACTtgttctttcccaggtctcatCCATCCCTCTTCTCTATAATTCATCTGTGACTGTCCCTTCATCTTTCTATCCTTCTTCCCCCCCTAGATTCAGATTATCCAGCCCAGTATCTGGACCCCAAATCTGAACAGGACCAATTGCCCTGAGAGGTGAttaaagggagggaaagggatcATGAGAAGGGTGGGAGTCTCTGGAAGGGGTTGGGGAATCTCAGGAACAGAGAGGGTCTCAGGAGAGTTGGGAAGGTTCTGGGGACAGGAACTGTTTTCCAGCAGAGGACTAGGGATCCTGAGGACAAGGGACAGGTCCCAGGAAGTctttgaggaggaagaggaccAGAGCACAGTGGACATTCCAGGAGGATTCTAAGAGGAGGCTAGAAGTCCAAGGGAGGAGAACTAAGGGGGATGGAGGTACCATTCATTACCTGTGTGAGGGAGTTGAGGCCAAGGCAGCTAAGTGTAATCATCAGGGCGGGCAGCATTGTCCCTGGGGGAGACTGGAAGGAAAGGGAGTGACTTGTGGAGATTGGGGATGAATTTGTGTCAGGGTGAatagttctgatttttaaaaacaattacaaaaattaaACGTGAACATTCTTTCAATTCCTTCCCTGTTTtgtggggagaaaggaaaaatgaattagtTCAAGGATTCTATAGGAATAGGGTTGGAGGTGCACAAGTCAGTCATCCACTGGAAGAGAAATTTCCTTTGTCTTTGTATGGGGAGGGGGTGTTATTTCTGAATCTGTGCGTTCTCTAAGCCCTTGTGACTTTAACTAATGAACCTACTCTTCTGTTTTGGGgcatatggaaaggggaggagagggaaggggaagcagGAAGTGAACCAGCACCCCCATTATGATGACAAAAACATTAAATGAGTAAAAATGATTCAGAATTGGAGCAGAAGATCTTGGAGCTGAGGGAAGCCAACAGGTTCAGGAAGTTCTAGGGGTCTCGGGTTATAACTGAAGGGTggagaaagtttaaaaaataaaatggggccAAGGGTTTTTAGGACCCAGTTCTCCTAAAATCAGCCATCAAGAAgaagctgaggtccagagatgATTAGGATCAGTCAATGAAACCTGAAGCTCTGGGCAGTCTTCCAAATGCTCTTTGAGAAGGTACTGCATTTGAGGGGTCCAGAAAAAGGTTGTCCGGAGGCCAGGCAGGAGAGGCTGATCCTGCTCCGGGAAGTCACCTGGCCTTGCACTAGACTGCAGTTTACACCAACTCAAGTGCCCCAACAGTAAGAGAGGGAGGATAGGAGGAAGAGTTCGAAGCCTGCAGAGGCCCTTCTCTTCCCCCTAACCCCCATCCCTCCCGTCCCCAACCAACACAGCAATACACACAAAGAAGAGAGTttgcagaaggaaaggaagattggGATTGAAGGAATAGAAGAGGGGAATGAAGGAGAGACCTTAGGGGCGGGGGGCCAAGGGGATGGTAGCAGAGACGTGCTAAAGAGGAAAAGAGCAAGGTTAAGGATAGGATGAGGGGCGGGGctaaaaaaggataaaaggaagAGTTAAGAGATGGAAAGAGGGGCGGGGCTCACGCAATGGAAAAAGGCGcgattaaaaagagagaagaaggagagggaTAAACAGAGGGACGAAGCTGAAGAGGGATTAGGAGGACAGGATGGGAGCGGCAGTGAGGAGGAGGGCATCAAAGTGAGAAGAGAGACCGGGATACGGGGACAATGGATCGTTGGGGCGGGGCGGGGCAAAGTGGGTGTCCCAGAGAGTGGAGCGATGCAGCTGGACAAAAACCAGCGCACCCCACCTCCTGGAAAGAGGCAACCCCGCGGGGACCCGGTACCCACCTCGGGCCACGGCGCGGAGCCGCTGTCTGGGGGCCCGGGACCTGGGAGACGGCTGGAACCCGAGGGACGCAGGCCGGGGTCCTAGCTGATACCACCGCAGTCCCAGAGTGGGGACGATAAACAAAATCCTGCCTAAGTATAGTCGGCTCCAGGAGCCACCCACACCCCCCTTCCCTGAAACCCGACACTGCGCTCCCTCCTTCCTATGCCTGCTCCCGGAGGGAAGAGGCTGGCAGCCAGCTGTCCCCTGCCCCTCCCTGGTTTGGGATGGAAAAGGGACAGGAGCCCCCCCTGAGACGCGAGGCTTCCTGAGGGCCAGACTGGGGCTCCTTCTCAGTTCTAGGGTTCCTAGAAAGCAGGGGGGGTTAGAACTGATCTCCTGGGAACTGACTCACAATTTCCCAATCTGAACTCATCcccagcgcccccccccccccccgccccatccAATGGAAACGGGGCGGGGCGAGATCTGAGAACGGAGACCGAGGCCAGCCCCTTCATTCCCAGCCAAGCGGTCATCCTCCCGCCGGCCGCCCGGTTCCCAGTAATCCCTCAGCTTCACACCCGGTGACTTCTTGTTTATAAACATTCTCTCCAACTCTCTCCTGTCCTTGGCCAGTCCCACTATAAATAGATCCTGGGAGGAGAGTTCTCCGGCCCTGCCAGAGGCTAATCAAAGAACTGGGACAATTGGTGAGAAATTATAAGCAGGCACATTCTGTCCCAACCTTCCCCAGCTCAATTGCTATCTCCCTTTTCCCGGTCTTTGTTGATCTCTTAGTACCCTTGAGGCCCCACAGCTCTCAGGATGTCTCACTTATGGGCCTGAACACCCCTTTTCGGGTTTGAGAGGCTCTGTCTGACTCCCCTTTCAGACTGATCGCGTTTCTTGTATAGTTCATAAAGTCTCCGCTACTGAGATATTTAAGAAAAGCTCCGGACTGATGAGTTTTTCCTATCTAGTTCAGTCTCGAAAACAACTACCCAGCTTTCTAGCCATCTTCATGACTCTCTACATGAGTTTAGCCTCTCTACCTCAcgtcccttcctcctttcttttcctcctctaacTCTGGGAATAATAATCAAATGAGTTCAGCATCTCTACCTCATCTCCCTTCATTTTTTCCACCTCTAGCACTGGGAATAATAATCAAATGGTTCCAACATTTCTACCtcacctcccttcctcctttcttttcatccTCTAACTCTGGGAATAATAATCAAATGAGTTTAGCATCTCTACCTCATCTCCCTTCATCTTTTCCCACCTCTAGCCCTGGGAATAATAATCAAATCAACACTACCATTCTGAGAAAGCTGTTGTTCAAATACAATATAACTCCATCCACCATGTAACTTTCCAGACCAAAACTCCCCTCCTTCTATGCTACcccctttttatatattttcttcccctattataatataagctccttgaggtctaagattgttttgcttttttgtttatttccagTCTAGGACTGGACACAAGGTGCTAAATGCTTCTTCATTCATTGCTTTATATTTGACAGGTATGACCTTCATTCagttatcaagcatttattaatgccaagacatttattaatttattaatgctATTCTGGGGGCTTGGCCccctgaagtcctttccaactgTGAAATTCCAGGATCTTAAATAATCCTATAACTTTATGATTCTTTGGTGCTTGGGATCTatgattttaaagataaattattttgtaagcaacatattgaaAGACAGCATTAGAATGAGACAACCTTGAAATCAGGAGTCTCTGGAGTCTTAGTTTTTTTATACTTGACTTGTCTTATTCAAAGTTCCACCctttgaattggaaattaagtgaatgtccttcaattggggaatggcttagcaaactgtggtacatgcatgtcacagaacactattgttctattagaaaccaggagggatgggaattcagggaagcctggaaggatttgcatgaactgatgctgagtgagatgagcagaactagaagaacactgtacaccctaacagcaacatgggggtgatgatcaaccttgatggacttgctcattccatcagtgcaacaatcagggacaattttgggctatctgtgatggagaataccatctgtatccagagaaagaattgtggagtttgaacaaagaccaaagactattaccttcaatttatgggggaaaaccccattatcttattatataattttgctatttctcatgctttatttttcttccttaaggatatgatttctctctcatcatattcaacttagatcaatgcataccatggaaacaatgtaaagtctaacagactgccttctgtggggggcggggggagggaagcaagattagaggaaaatttgtaaaatccaaaataaataaaatctttcttttatttaaaaaataagtgaaaaaaagaaagttccacCCTTCAGAATTGATAATCCATTTTAGATCTGATTCTCATTAGTATCTACTAATGGTGGGGTAGAAATGATGGTAACCTTGTAGAGAAGCAAATTCTCCATCTTAGGCTTTGTGTTTCAGAAATCTGGAATGAAATTTgacattcatccttttttttgttattgttgtgttTTTTATTCTCAAATTTGGGAAGAACAGATTTAAGGATGTTCAGAGGAAGGATGGGATTCTATGGTCTAAAATTCAACCTAGGAAGTCTGCCTAGAAGAGATAGCAAGTTCTCAAGGataaaattctgaagacacaaaaCATAGAAAATTCCAACATGGAGGGAAAAGAGTAGTTACTAGAGAGATGCACATGGACATAGCAGTAATTCATCAATTAATTTAAATTGTCAAGCAAACAGATATGGAATATAGAATGATTATAACACTATGGCAGGGTCCTGTGACAATAGTGTTAGGAATGTCATTGCTCAGAATTAATGTGAAGAATGAGTAGATCTAAGGAAAAGGTTATACACTCCCCTATCGCACCTCTACCCTTATCAAGTtacatcaggaagactcaaagcAGGAAGATTTGTTGCCCAGGTGAAATGGAATAAAGATAATTGATGCCAGAAAGAACGCCTAGCCACTAAATTCTTATTTTGTTCCTGTTTCctctggaaagggaagggaaagaaaaacaataaacatttattaaggctcTACTATGTGAAATTTACACTTTATAAAGATTTCCTTTAATCtgcacaacaatcctgtgagttaTTTTTAAGTTGAGGAACTAAAGCAAAGTAATATGCCTAGAGTCGCACAAGAtataagtttctgagactagatttataACTTAGATCTTCCTTATTACAACccaggattctatccactgttccagcTACCTGCTAAAAAGAATGGTCCACCTATTGGGGACtaactgaacaagctatggtatatgaatgtgatgaaaaagacttgaatgaactaatgctgagtgaagtgagtattgtacacattaacagcaacattgtgtgataatcaaatATGAGAggcttggctcttctcagcagttcaatgatcatgGACAATTCTAagggacttgtgatagaaaataccatctatatccaggaaaaaagaactatggagtctgaatacagcagatcaaatcatactattttccatttaaaatttttgttttatgttttgggtttttttttaccctcTCGTGATTTTTGGTTCCCTTTGTTCTGATTTGTCTTTCACAAAATGAgtgtatggaaatatgtttggcatagttatacatgtataacatatcaaattacttgatgtcaaggtggtggtggggaggttaaggagggagggagtaaaatgtggaacttaaaatcttatcaaaaaaatgaatgttgaaaactatctttgcacctAGTtggaataatgaataaataaatttaaatttaaaaaaataaaaaagaatgacctTGGACTGAAAAAGGAAGAACTAATATGGTTACTAAGAAAGTAATAATACCCAAGACAGGATAGAAAATAGTAAGAGAGCACCCTAGCTGCCTTTGATGAGTTCAAGCCCAATGAAATACAATCTCAGTAATGAAAAGGCCTGGAATATGTGATTACTGAGAGACTTCATTGACCTTTGAAATAGAGAATGGGTGAGAAACTGTGGTATTAGAGATAGTCAATTCTTatcctaattttcaaaaaaaaagggaaggagaatgtATTTTACATGTCATGCTATAAATTATagtcttgctttctttttttctcactgcCTGATATTTTAACCCTCTGTCAGATTTTCTTTAAttagtctttctgatttcttttcagtcttctttttaatttattttcattctacaGGCTGATTTCCTTCTGATTTCTTtccaatcttcctgacttctttttTATACCCATGATTAATCTATTTAGTCcttgcctgatttttttttcagtctcctacccaatttatttttatctcagaCACTTGTATGCCCAACTGTCCATTCTGCAACTAGGAAAACATGCCAGGGACAGGCCAAGTTGGGACCTGGGCAGGAAGGAGCCTATCCAGAAATAGAAGGCAAAGGAGTGGGGGAGATTGAGTTTCCAAGCATTTGTAGGGAAGGGGAcaaaggggaggagaaaagagggtaGAGAGgtttttatataaaagaaacttCTCCTCCCCCTGGGCCTGGAGCCCTGGAGTTCAgtgcttccttcccctcccctgcccttcaCTCATAAGGAAGCCCAGGTAAGGGGGACAAATCTCTGTACTGGGAGGGAGGGTGGTGAAGGCTAGAAGAGTCACTAAAGAGAGCTTCTTCAGGGCTGTTAGGGGAGGGGGAAtaagagagaaaggcagagacagagaaagagatagacccagagagacagaaagtcagAGAAGGAAGAACCAGACATCTTCAAAATCTTAGAGATcccaactctcattttatagaacagGAATCTGAGGtcaaggaaggagaaggaatttGTTAAAGGTCACTAGTAATTTTGTGGTGGAATCAAGACTAAAATCTGTGTCCCTAGACTCCTACCTCAAGGAAGGTGGGATGAAGAAGGGAATGAGACTGGAAAGCCAGGTTGTAGAGGGAACACTTCCCAGGCCTGGAAGAAGGGATGCACCTTTGCTCTCTCCCCTAGGGTGTGGATTCCAAGTCAGGGAGGAAGGCAGGACAGGACTGGGGCTAGGACTGTTCTAGGGGCCTTCCTTTTGAAGTTATGCCCACTAAGAAAAATAACATCAGGTAATAAACCTTCTTTCCTGTCCCTTCTTTTCTACATCCCTTCTCAGGAACCCCATACTTAAATTTGCTTGCTAGCAAGTGGAACTATCCAAAAGTGCAATGGGGCACTCTGGAAGACAGTGGAAATCCCATCATTAAACACAGACTGGGTGTCCACTTGTTGGAAAGGATTCCTGTTCACATATGGATTTAATTAGATGTCCTCTCAGAGCCCATCCAAAGACGAGATGATGTGAGTTGTGGATCAGATTGATGTTTCAGAGGAAAACTAGAATATAGTCTCTTTCCTGATATCTTCCTTGAGTGAGGAACTGGATCATGATCTGAAACTTTTTCTTCACTCATGCAGTTTACCCCCTTGTTTTGGTgtcaaaattcaacaaatatttattaagtacctccttatgtaccaggtactatgctaatcattgaggatacaaaaaagaggtaaaagatagtccctacctTCCAGAAGAGGGTATGGAAGAGGCAACAATATCCAAACTGGCAacatacaggataaatgggagataatcaacagaggaaagacaTATGCATTTCAGAGACTccctgtagaaggtggaattttagctggaacttgaaggtAAGAGccagaaatgagaagggagaatgTTCCAGAAATAGGAAAAGTCATGAAATCAAAGATGGTGTGTCCTATGTCTGAGTTTCATTTGGTCTATACTGAAAAAGAACCCAGTTTTTGGAATTAAAAGCCTGAATCAGAGCTCTGAAATTTATCAGagaggtgaccttggacaagtcacttctcttctctaagcctcagtttcctcatctgtaaagtgggagaaaacaaaactctttttttctctacttcacAGGTGGAAGGAAAAACTTTTTGAGACCTTTATTAGTgatttattatcttttatgtcacTGAAGTGTATGGAACAGATGAAATAATCTATATGatatcatattttcttattttaattgttCATACCTATGAGCTCATCACTTTCTATTCTTTCCACTGGTTCAAGTGACAACCCACTTGTACATTCTCATCTTAGCCTCCACAAAAGatatacttaataattttcttttttaggtcttGTTTCATTTTATGGTATTGAGTCATCTGTCTTTTATTCTTTACTCTTGTCCCATGACTGGTCTACCATTTCCGAGCCTACATTTCCTCAATGACACCACTTAAGTAGTTCCTTGAGCATAGGTCATCTTTGGAAATCTGCTGCAGCCTACTTTTGCCACCATTCAtctctttccattatatattTGGTGATCTGGGGAAGCTGCATGATCCAGGGGATAAAAGGCTGtatctataataaaaaaaaaacctgagttcaaattatgttTCAGCTGCCTTagagtgtgtgaccctgggcaagtcacttaagctctctcaGACTTAGTTTACCCCCCCGTAAAAATGAGGGACTAACAGTACTTATGTGGATACAGTACTTATCAGATAACATgcataaagtgctttgtaaactttaagatgctctataaatataatatactaagatgctaatattttatataatataatgcatGTTATAATATCAATCCTTTTAAATTAATGTTATAATTATAAGATATCAAGTATGAGAGATTCCTCCTTGGAGGAGAACATTTAAACAAATATAGCAAGGTCTTACTTCACTCACCTTTCAATtgtttgataatgataataagagcctgcctatatacatacatatatatatatatatatatatataccgcCTAACATGTGCTAAGGTATTATGCTAAAAGTATTTtagcattatctcatttaatcttcacaacaatcctgtgagatagaagaagttattattatccctattttacagatgggaaactgaggcagacagaggtgaagtgagtTGCTGAAGATCACACAGGTTTTAAGTGTTTGGGactgaatttaaaataattttgtgactccaagtccaacattttatctacctgtgccacctagctgcccacaggTAAGTACTTGATTAAAGATAAGTTCTTCTatagaaaaaaatctgtgaaaGTTGG
This region includes:
- the ART5 gene encoding ecto-ADP-ribosyltransferase 5 isoform X1 codes for the protein MLPALMITLSCLGLNSLTQAHIVPIVPLGPAPDTFDDAYLDCEEEMEKEATHLLQEEMAHHSLLRESWGAATVAWESRRRGLTLPLGFQTQHAVAIMVYTNSSNSLYWELNSAVRTVGTSREDYMKHFHFKALHFYLMQALQLLRASESCQEDPGQEVFRGVSSLRFQPKQLGDVIRLGQFTSTSEEKGVAQGFGNATFFTMNTCFGVPIQALSVFPEEREVLIPPHELFQVSNFSQDGVRNLVTIRSLNRTCSHFNCAYLGGEKKEGCVFNPAGQSWDVLLPGSWPQLMPRTLFLPPGTFQLSGTVP
- the ART5 gene encoding ecto-ADP-ribosyltransferase 5 isoform X2, yielding MLPALMITLSCLGLNSLTQAHIVPIVPLGPAPDTFDDAYLDCEEEMEKEATHLLQEEMAHHSLLRESWGAATVAWESRRRGLTLPLGFQTQHAVAIMVYTNSSNSLYWELNSAVRTVGTSREDYMKHFHFKALHFYLMQALQLLRASESCQEDPGQEVFRGVSSLRFQPKQLGDVIRLGQFTSTSEEKGVAQGFGNATFFTMNTCFGVPIQALSVFPEEREVLIPPHELFQVSNFSQDGVRNLVTIRSLNRTCSHFNCAYLGGEKKEGCVFNPGQSWDVLLPGSWPQLMPRTLFLPPGTFQLSGTVP